From one Bacteroides intestinalis DSM 17393 genomic stretch:
- the nudC gene encoding NAD(+) diphosphatase: MEDTEKQEPTQWFVFFKDQLLLKKEKTEKGEIKYRVPYGTELPLNPGTGSTIHEVFLPTDEMVRTFAIEQLVVETEEWVMVNLRGSYEYITLDEYKAAGKAYQILYWDQHSRFCPACGMPTEHKTPIMKKCPSCAYEIYPPISTAIIVLIRRGEEILLVHAHNFRGTFYGLVAGFLEVGETLEQCVQREVMEETGLRVKNITYFGNQPWPYPSGLMVGFIADYESGEIKLQKDELSAGAFYSKENMPEIPRKLSIARKMIDWWLSNN, encoded by the coding sequence ATGGAAGATACGGAGAAACAAGAACCTACGCAGTGGTTCGTCTTTTTTAAAGACCAACTGCTGCTGAAAAAGGAAAAAACAGAAAAAGGAGAAATAAAATACAGAGTACCTTACGGTACAGAACTACCGTTGAATCCCGGTACAGGTAGTACGATTCACGAAGTATTTCTACCTACGGATGAAATGGTACGCACATTCGCCATCGAACAACTCGTTGTGGAAACGGAAGAATGGGTTATGGTCAATCTCCGGGGTTCCTATGAATATATCACCTTGGATGAATATAAAGCTGCCGGAAAAGCATATCAGATATTGTATTGGGACCAACACAGCCGTTTTTGTCCTGCATGTGGTATGCCTACGGAACACAAGACACCTATCATGAAGAAGTGCCCTTCGTGTGCCTATGAAATATATCCGCCTATTTCTACAGCTATCATCGTATTGATACGTCGCGGAGAAGAAATCTTACTGGTACATGCCCATAACTTCCGCGGAACATTCTATGGCTTGGTAGCCGGTTTTCTTGAGGTAGGGGAAACTCTGGAACAATGTGTACAACGTGAAGTAATGGAAGAAACCGGATTGCGAGTGAAGAATATCACTTATTTCGGCAACCAGCCCTGGCCCTATCCCAGCGGGCTAATGGTAGGTTTTATTGCCGATTATGAAAGTGGAGAAATCAAGTTGCAAAAAGACGAACTCAGTGCCGGAGCATTCTATTCGAAAGAAAATATGCCGGAAATTCCACGGAAATTGAGCATAGCACGAAAGATGATAGACTGGTGGCTAAGCAATAATTAA
- a CDS encoding phospho-sugar mutase codes for MENQELIKQVTEKAQRWLTPAYDAETQAEVKRMLENEDKTELIDCFYKDLEFGTGGLRGIMGAGTNRMNIYTVGAATQGLSNYLNKCFKDKEQISVVVGYDCRNNSDKFAQISADIFSANGIKVYLFDDLRPTPEVSFAIRHFGCQSGINITASHNPREYNGYKAYWDDGAQVLAPHDTAIIDEVNKVTVADIKFKGNKDLIQTIGADVDKIYLDMVHSISIDPEVIKRQKDLSIVYTPLHGAGRVLIPASLKEWGFENVNCVPEQMVKDGNFPTVVSPNPENAEALSMAIALAKKIDADIVMASDPDADRVGMACKDDKGEWVLINGNQTCLIFLYYIIKNRIAMGKMQPNDFIVKTIVTTELIKAVADKNKIEMRDCYTGFKWIAREIRLSEGKQQYIGGGEESYGFLAEDFVRDKDAVSACSLLAEICAWAKDQGKTLYDVLMDIYVEYGFSKETTVNVVKPGKSGADEIKAIMDNFRANPPKEIGGSPVKLIKDYKTLKITDAEGKVSELDMPEASNVLQYFTEDGTKISVRPSGTEPKIKFYIEVKGEMGCPKCYASADAEAEEKVVAVRKSLGI; via the coding sequence ATGGAGAATCAGGAACTTATCAAACAGGTAACTGAGAAAGCCCAGAGATGGCTCACCCCGGCATACGATGCCGAAACTCAGGCGGAAGTGAAACGCATGTTGGAGAACGAAGATAAAACCGAACTGATAGATTGCTTTTATAAGGATTTGGAATTCGGAACGGGTGGTTTGCGCGGCATCATGGGCGCAGGAACCAATCGTATGAATATTTACACGGTAGGTGCTGCTACACAGGGACTTTCTAACTATCTGAACAAGTGCTTCAAGGATAAAGAGCAGATTTCTGTGGTGGTAGGTTATGACTGCCGCAACAACAGCGACAAGTTTGCTCAGATTTCTGCAGATATCTTCTCGGCAAACGGTATCAAAGTATATCTCTTCGATGATTTGCGTCCTACACCGGAAGTTTCTTTTGCTATCCGTCACTTCGGTTGCCAAAGTGGTATTAATATCACTGCAAGCCACAATCCGAGAGAGTACAACGGTTATAAGGCTTATTGGGATGATGGTGCACAGGTACTTGCTCCGCACGATACCGCTATCATCGATGAAGTAAATAAGGTGACTGTTGCCGACATTAAGTTTAAAGGTAACAAAGACCTGATTCAGACTATCGGTGCTGATGTGGATAAGATCTATCTGGATATGGTTCATTCCATTTCTATTGATCCGGAAGTGATCAAGCGTCAGAAAGATCTCAGCATTGTTTATACTCCGCTGCATGGTGCAGGTCGTGTTTTGATTCCTGCCTCTCTGAAAGAATGGGGATTTGAAAATGTAAATTGTGTACCTGAGCAGATGGTGAAGGATGGTAATTTCCCGACAGTGGTATCTCCAAATCCGGAAAATGCTGAGGCACTTTCTATGGCTATCGCTTTGGCGAAGAAGATCGATGCTGATATCGTAATGGCCAGCGACCCCGATGCTGACCGTGTAGGTATGGCTTGTAAAGATGATAAGGGTGAGTGGGTACTTATCAATGGTAACCAGACTTGTCTGATCTTCCTGTATTATATCATCAAGAACCGTATTGCAATGGGTAAGATGCAGCCGAATGACTTCATTGTGAAGACCATTGTAACTACTGAACTGATTAAGGCTGTAGCTGATAAGAATAAGATTGAAATGCGTGATTGCTACACTGGTTTTAAGTGGATCGCACGTGAAATCCGTTTGAGCGAAGGTAAGCAGCAATACATTGGTGGTGGTGAAGAGAGCTATGGTTTCCTGGCAGAAGACTTTGTTCGTGATAAAGATGCCGTTTCTGCTTGTTCACTGCTGGCTGAGATCTGTGCATGGGCTAAGGACCAGGGCAAGACATTGTATGACGTACTGATGGATATCTACGTAGAGTATGGTTTCTCTAAAGAAACGACTGTAAACGTAGTGAAACCCGGTAAGAGCGGTGCAGATGAAATCAAAGCCATAATGGATAATTTCCGTGCCAATCCGCCGAAGGAAATCGGAGGTTCACCTGTTAAACTGATTAAGGATTATAAGACGTTGAAGATTACTGATGCCGAGGGAAAGGTTAGTGAACTGGATATGCCGGAAGCTTCAAATGTGCTGCAATACTTCACAGAAGACGGTACAAAGATTTCTGTTCGTCCGTCGGGTACTGAACCGAAAATTAAGTTCTATATTGAGGTGAAGGGTGAAATGGGTTGCCCGAAATGCTATGCCAGTGCTGATGCGGAAGCAGAAGAGAAGGTGGTAGCAGTACGCAAGTCACTCGGTATTTGA
- a CDS encoding C69 family dipeptidase, protein MKSKRLTLSVLGMVVAVANALACTNLIVGKNASTDGSTIVSYSADSYGLFGELYHYPAGVHKKGTLMDVHEWDTGKYLGRIEQARQTYNVIGNINEFQLTIAETTFGGRPELVDTTGIIDYGSLIYLGLQRARTAREAIKVMTDLVQEYGYYSSGESFTIADPNEVWIMEMIGKGPGVRGAVWVAVRIPDDCISAHANQSRIHQFDMNDKNNCLYSSDVISFAREKGYFTGVNKDFSFADAYAPLDFGARRYCEARVWSYFNMFTDRGEEFLPYIEGKTDQPMPLYLKANRKISVQDVKNAMRDHYEGTPLDISKDFGAGPYHTPYRLSPLSFKVNDQEYFNERPISTQQSGFVFVSQMRSSMPDAIGGVLWFGTDDANMTVFTPVYCCTDKVPVCYSRVDGADYITFSWNSSFWIFNWVANMVYPRYDLMIEDVRASQSEMETTFNDAQEGIESAASKLYAKDPAQAKAFLTNYTNMTAQSTLDTWKRLGEFLIVKYNDGVVKRMKDGKFERNSIGQPAGVIRPGYPKEFLEEYVKQTGDRYKMPE, encoded by the coding sequence ATGAAAAGTAAAAGACTGACTCTTTCCGTCTTAGGTATGGTAGTAGCCGTGGCAAATGCATTGGCTTGTACCAATCTTATTGTAGGTAAAAATGCCTCTACAGACGGTTCTACCATCGTTTCTTATTCTGCCGACTCCTACGGGTTGTTCGGTGAGTTATATCATTATCCTGCCGGTGTACATAAGAAAGGCACTCTGATGGATGTGCATGAGTGGGATACCGGCAAATATCTGGGCCGGATAGAGCAAGCTCGCCAGACTTACAATGTTATTGGTAACATCAACGAATTCCAGCTTACCATTGCCGAGACTACTTTTGGAGGTCGTCCGGAATTGGTGGATACTACTGGTATTATTGATTACGGTAGTCTGATTTACCTGGGATTGCAACGTGCCCGTACTGCCCGTGAAGCCATTAAGGTGATGACCGATCTTGTACAGGAATACGGCTATTACAGCAGTGGTGAGTCTTTCACTATTGCCGATCCTAATGAGGTCTGGATTATGGAAATGATAGGTAAAGGCCCTGGTGTGCGTGGTGCCGTATGGGTAGCTGTACGTATCCCGGATGATTGCATCTCTGCTCATGCCAACCAGTCCCGTATCCATCAGTTCGATATGAACGACAAGAATAATTGCCTTTATTCTTCCGATGTGATTTCTTTTGCCCGCGAAAAAGGTTACTTTACCGGCGTGAATAAGGATTTCAGTTTTGCAGATGCATACGCTCCTCTGGATTTCGGTGCACGTCGCTACTGTGAAGCCCGTGTATGGAGCTATTTCAATATGTTTACCGACCGTGGAGAAGAATTTCTTCCGTATATAGAAGGTAAAACCGATCAGCCAATGCCGCTTTATCTGAAAGCAAACCGCAAAATCTCCGTACAGGATGTGAAGAATGCCATGCGCGACCATTATGAAGGTACTCCGCTGGATATTAGCAAGGATTTCGGTGCAGGCCCTTACCACACACCTTATCGTCTTTCTCCACTTTCTTTCAAGGTGAACGACCAGGAATATTTTAATGAACGTCCTATTTCTACCCAGCAATCCGGTTTTGTTTTTGTATCTCAGATGCGTTCTTCTATGCCCGACGCTATCGGTGGTGTACTTTGGTTCGGTACGGATGATGCCAATATGACGGTGTTCACACCTGTATATTGCTGCACGGATAAAGTGCCTGTATGCTACTCACGCGTAGATGGCGCCGACTATATCACTTTCTCCTGGAATTCTTCTTTCTGGATTTTCAATTGGGTGGCGAATATGGTTTATCCTCGCTATGATCTGATGATTGAGGATGTACGTGCAAGCCAGTCGGAGATGGAAACGACTTTCAATGATGCGCAGGAAGGTATTGAATCAGCGGCATCCAAACTATATGCCAAAGATCCTGCCCAAGCAAAAGCATTCCTGACTAACTATACAAATATGACTGCACAAAGCACTCTTGATACCTGGAAACGTTTGGGCGAATTCCTTATCGTAAAATACAATGATGGTGTAGTGAAGCGTATGAAAGATGGTAAGTTCGAACGTAATTCCATCGGTCAGCCGGCAGGTGTGATACGTCCCGGATACCCGAAAGAATTCCTGGAAGAGTATGTTAAACAAACCGGTGACCGCTATAAAATGCCGGAATAA
- a CDS encoding M23 family metallopeptidase gives MNRYTKSTIYLSFLFLFGGVQIPAAVHAQDATFTPPFDFPITFSGNFGEIRANHFHGGLDFKTGGTIGKPVHALAEGYISRIRVTHGSGYVLDVAYNNGYKTINRHLSTFVGDVARRVEDLQYEKESWEVEITPEPGEYPVKAGQVIALSGNTGYSFGPHLHLDVFEADTDDYIDPLPFFKKKVKDNTAPRAEGIMLFPQPGRGVVGGNQRHQAFPLNPKQPITAWGLIGSAIRAYDYMDGVSNRYGVHTVILEVDSVEVFRSVVDRFSENENRMINSWTYGQYMKSFIEPGNTLRMLHAPNGNRGLIEINEERPYHFVYTLKDALGNTSRVRFTVHGKRTEIKPVEYREKYVFRWDKVNILQEPGLNLIIPRGMLYDDAYLNYTVRADSGDIAFTYQLNDTRIPLHGRCELSIGLRHRPLEDTTKYYVAGVSSRGKKYNIGGRYEDGFMKTTIRELGTYTVAIDTIPPKITPLNPKQWGSTGRIVFKAKDEETGISSYRGTIDGKYALFGKPNSISGNLVCKLDPNHVKKGGKHVVEMTVTDGCGNQTTEKFEFVW, from the coding sequence ATGAATAGATATACCAAATCTACTATATATTTATCTTTTTTATTTTTGTTCGGTGGGGTGCAGATTCCTGCCGCTGTTCATGCACAGGATGCTACCTTTACTCCGCCTTTCGATTTCCCCATTACTTTTTCCGGGAACTTCGGTGAAATACGTGCCAATCACTTTCATGGCGGACTGGATTTTAAAACAGGAGGCACTATCGGTAAGCCGGTGCATGCCTTGGCCGAAGGATATATTTCGCGTATCCGTGTCACACATGGTTCGGGTTATGTGCTTGATGTAGCCTATAATAACGGATATAAAACCATCAACCGACACCTTAGTACTTTTGTGGGCGATGTAGCCCGTAGGGTAGAAGACTTGCAATATGAAAAGGAGTCATGGGAAGTGGAGATTACACCCGAACCGGGTGAATATCCTGTAAAGGCAGGGCAAGTTATCGCTCTGAGTGGTAACACCGGTTATTCTTTCGGTCCACACCTGCACTTGGATGTGTTTGAGGCGGATACGGACGATTATATCGACCCGTTGCCCTTCTTTAAGAAGAAAGTGAAAGACAATACGGCTCCTCGTGCCGAAGGCATTATGCTCTTTCCACAGCCGGGCAGGGGAGTAGTGGGAGGAAATCAGAGGCATCAGGCTTTTCCACTTAATCCCAAACAGCCGATTACTGCCTGGGGACTGATAGGATCAGCTATTCGTGCCTATGATTATATGGACGGAGTGAGCAATCGTTATGGAGTACATACTGTCATTCTGGAAGTAGATAGTGTGGAAGTATTCCGTAGTGTGGTAGACCGTTTCTCGGAAAACGAAAACCGGATGATAAATTCGTGGACGTACGGGCAGTATATGAAGTCTTTCATCGAGCCTGGAAATACATTGCGTATGCTGCATGCTCCCAATGGTAACCGGGGATTGATTGAGATCAATGAAGAACGTCCCTATCACTTTGTTTATACGCTGAAAGATGCATTGGGAAACACTTCAAGAGTGCGTTTCACCGTACATGGAAAGCGTACGGAAATAAAACCTGTGGAATACCGGGAGAAATATGTTTTTCGCTGGGATAAGGTGAATATTCTGCAAGAACCTGGCTTGAATCTGATCATCCCCCGAGGTATGCTCTATGACGACGCATACCTGAATTATACTGTACGGGCTGATAGTGGGGATATCGCTTTCACCTATCAGTTGAATGATACACGCATACCTCTGCATGGCCGTTGCGAATTGAGTATCGGACTGCGTCATCGTCCGTTAGAAGATACGACGAAATATTACGTGGCAGGTGTGAGCAGCCGTGGCAAGAAGTATAATATCGGTGGCAGATATGAAGATGGTTTTATGAAAACCACTATCCGTGAATTGGGTACTTACACTGTTGCCATTGATACCATACCGCCTAAAATTACTCCGCTTAATCCGAAACAATGGGGAAGTACAGGGCGTATCGTATTCAAAGCAAAAGATGAAGAGACTGGTATCAGCAGTTACCGCGGAACCATAGATGGCAAGTATGCCTTGTTTGGTAAACCCAATTCTATCAGTGGGAATCTGGTGTGTAAGCTCGACCCGAATCATGTAAAAAAGGGAGGCAAGCATGTTGTGGAAATGACTGTAACGGATGGATGCGGGAATCAGACAACAGAAAAGTTTGAGTTTGTCTGGTAA
- the ald gene encoding alanine dehydrogenase, with amino-acid sequence MIIGVPKEIKNNENRVGMTPAGVAELVKRGHTVYVQASAGTNSGFPDEEYTAVGAKMLPTIEATYAAAEMIVKVKEPIAPEYKLIKKGQVVFTYFHFAADKILTEAMIESGGICIAYETVEKEDHSLPLLTPMSEVAGRMATQEGARFLEKPQGGKGKLLGGVPGVRPARVLILGGGVVGTNAAQMAAGMGAEVLITDINLTRLRYLSEVLPKNVKTLYSSMHNIRMELPNIDLVIGSVLIPGDKAPHLITKDMLKLMKPGTVLVDVAIDQGGCFETSHPTTHSEPTYVVDGIVHYAVANIPGAVPFTSTMALTNSTLPYTVALADKGWQKACKGDPALALGLNVVEGKVTYKAVADVFGLEYEPIEW; translated from the coding sequence ATGATTATCGGAGTACCTAAGGAAATCAAAAACAACGAGAACCGTGTAGGAATGACCCCTGCCGGAGTAGCCGAGTTGGTGAAAAGAGGTCATACAGTGTATGTACAGGCGTCTGCCGGTACAAACAGCGGTTTTCCTGATGAAGAGTACACTGCAGTGGGTGCGAAAATGCTGCCAACCATCGAAGCTACGTATGCCGCAGCTGAAATGATTGTAAAGGTGAAAGAACCTATCGCCCCCGAGTACAAACTGATTAAAAAGGGGCAAGTGGTATTTACCTATTTCCACTTCGCCGCCGATAAGATACTTACCGAAGCCATGATAGAGAGCGGTGGCATCTGCATCGCTTACGAAACCGTAGAGAAGGAAGACCACTCTCTCCCATTGCTCACTCCCATGAGTGAAGTAGCCGGACGTATGGCTACACAGGAAGGTGCCCGTTTCCTGGAAAAGCCGCAAGGCGGAAAAGGGAAATTACTGGGTGGTGTACCCGGCGTTCGTCCTGCACGTGTATTAATTCTGGGGGGCGGTGTAGTAGGAACCAATGCTGCACAGATGGCTGCCGGAATGGGTGCGGAAGTACTGATCACCGATATTAATCTGACACGCCTGCGCTACCTTAGCGAAGTGTTACCAAAGAATGTAAAAACTCTATATTCTTCTATGCATAACATCAGGATGGAACTGCCTAACATAGACCTCGTGATTGGTTCCGTACTGATTCCGGGAGATAAAGCTCCACATCTGATTACCAAAGATATGCTGAAGCTGATGAAACCGGGAACCGTTCTCGTGGATGTTGCCATAGATCAGGGCGGATGCTTTGAAACCTCTCATCCTACCACCCACAGTGAACCAACGTATGTAGTGGATGGCATCGTACACTATGCGGTAGCTAATATTCCGGGAGCAGTGCCATTCACTTCAACTATGGCACTGACGAACTCCACACTACCTTATACCGTGGCATTGGCAGACAAAGGCTGGCAAAAAGCATGTAAAGGCGATCCCGCTCTGGCACTAGGACTGAACGTAGTAGAAGGTAAAGTTACTTATAAAGCTGTAGCGGATGTATTCGGACTGGAATATGAACCGATAGAGTGGTAA
- a CDS encoding LytR/AlgR family response regulator transcription factor has translation MKVIIIEDEKAAVRNLKALLQEVKPEVEVEAVLDSIAAVLDWFAVHSMPDMLFMDIHLADGSAFEIFDHVDITCPIVFTTAYDEYALRAFKVNSVDYLLKPIGKSDIEKAFHKLEQLHGSEQGKSPDNALLQLIHSLKKQESYKTHFLIPVKGDKLLPVSVDMILLFYIQDCKVKVVLADGKEYTFPQTLDEITECIDPSLFFRVNRQFLISREAIKDIDLWFNNRLSINLRCKVSDEKVLVSKARVQEFKDWFSKTH, from the coding sequence ATGAAAGTAATTATTATAGAAGATGAGAAAGCGGCAGTTCGCAACCTGAAAGCTTTGTTACAGGAAGTGAAGCCGGAAGTGGAAGTAGAGGCTGTTTTGGACAGTATTGCAGCTGTGTTGGATTGGTTTGCCGTACATTCTATGCCGGATATGCTCTTTATGGATATTCATTTAGCTGACGGATCAGCCTTTGAAATCTTCGATCATGTAGATATTACCTGCCCTATTGTTTTCACTACGGCCTATGATGAATATGCTCTTCGTGCGTTCAAAGTGAACAGTGTGGATTATTTGTTGAAGCCTATTGGAAAGAGTGATATTGAGAAGGCTTTCCATAAGTTGGAGCAGTTGCATGGTTCGGAACAAGGGAAATCCCCTGACAATGCTTTGTTGCAATTAATTCATTCGCTGAAAAAGCAGGAAAGTTATAAAACGCATTTTCTCATTCCGGTGAAGGGTGACAAGTTGCTACCGGTTTCGGTGGATATGATTCTGCTGTTTTATATTCAGGACTGCAAAGTGAAGGTGGTTCTTGCCGATGGTAAGGAATATACATTTCCACAAACACTGGATGAAATAACAGAGTGTATCGATCCATCCCTGTTCTTCCGTGTCAACCGGCAATTTCTGATTTCCCGTGAGGCTATCAAGGATATTGATTTATGGTTCAACAACCGTCTGTCTATTAATCTTCGTTGTAAGGTATCGGATGAAAAAGTGCTGGTAAGCAAGGCACGTGTGCAGGAGTTTAAGGATTGGTTTTCCAAAACACATTGA
- a CDS encoding sensor histidine kinase yields MKNRYTLFILIVSISVATLIHFPELVSLFDVFESQTLFPGMRPADVASEVFFTFISLVILFEVNILLFHFNQPAVKITWQKMILSLILTWILSSLLGKCFVFLHHTFDIPAIDAMVHHYLHPLRDFIITCTVSGSCYISYLIRRQQEVVIENQQLQAENILNQYEALKNQLNPHMLFNSLNTLRSLVREDKDKAQEYIQELSRVLRYTLQGNDSKSVCVKDEIEFVSAYIFLLKMRFEDNLSFDICIDNKYANYYLPPMAVQMLIENAVKHNEISDRHPLNIRIYTEGEELIVTNPVQPKLTVTTGTGIGLANLAKRYYLLYKREIQISENEQFTIRIPLIPSVS; encoded by the coding sequence ATGAAAAATCGGTATACTCTGTTCATACTCATCGTTTCCATTTCCGTGGCAACATTGATTCATTTTCCGGAATTGGTTTCTCTCTTTGATGTCTTCGAGAGCCAGACACTGTTTCCGGGCATGAGGCCTGCTGATGTGGCAAGTGAAGTGTTTTTCACTTTCATCTCTCTTGTGATTCTGTTTGAGGTGAACATTTTGCTGTTCCACTTTAACCAGCCGGCTGTAAAAATTACCTGGCAGAAGATGATATTGTCATTGATACTGACTTGGATTTTAAGCAGTTTGTTAGGGAAATGTTTTGTATTCCTGCATCACACTTTCGATATTCCGGCCATTGATGCCATGGTACATCATTATCTGCATCCTCTGCGTGATTTTATAATAACCTGTACCGTATCGGGAAGTTGCTATATATCCTACCTTATCCGGCGCCAGCAGGAAGTCGTTATAGAAAACCAACAATTGCAGGCCGAGAACATCCTGAACCAGTATGAGGCTTTGAAGAATCAATTGAATCCGCACATGCTTTTTAACTCTCTGAATACTCTCCGGTCACTGGTACGCGAAGACAAGGATAAAGCACAGGAATACATTCAGGAACTTTCCCGTGTTTTGCGCTACACCTTGCAGGGAAATGATTCGAAAAGTGTGTGTGTGAAGGATGAAATAGAATTTGTGTCGGCTTATATCTTTTTGTTGAAGATGCGTTTTGAAGATAATCTCTCTTTTGATATTTGTATTGATAATAAATATGCCAATTATTATTTGCCTCCTATGGCAGTCCAGATGCTGATAGAGAATGCAGTGAAACATAATGAAATAAGCGACAGGCATCCATTGAATATCCGTATTTATACCGAAGGGGAAGAATTAATCGTTACCAATCCGGTGCAGCCTAAACTGACTGTTACTACCGGAACTGGCATAGGACTGGCAAATCTTGCAAAACGCTATTATTTGCTTTACAAGCGGGAGATACAAATCAGCGAGAACGAGCAGTTTACCATACGTATTCCTTTAATACCGAGTGTTTCATGA
- a CDS encoding efflux RND transporter periplasmic adaptor subunit, with translation MKKITFPLILLVLTACGENKEVQPAEEATAVAVAENVTDSIQVDAITSATSKPNQVSFNGTMVIPPQRMATVSLTMGGVIKSTSLLPGEPVRQGSVLATLENPDFITLQQTYLDSHAQTEFLEAEYLRQQALSAEQAASQKKLQQSKADYLSMKSRVEAAAAQLKLLEVEPEVLLKEGIQPFLQIKAPINGYVADVKMNVGKYMNVGDALCEIVDKSRTLLRLTTYEKDLADMKVGNPVQFRVNGMGKTVFKATLISIGQKVDEDTRSVEVYARVDTVDNQFRPGMYVTARIMKEQASAEQ, from the coding sequence ATGAAAAAGATAACTTTCCCCTTAATTCTGCTGGTGCTGACAGCATGCGGCGAGAACAAAGAAGTACAACCGGCAGAAGAGGCTACTGCTGTTGCCGTAGCAGAAAACGTGACAGATAGCATTCAGGTAGATGCTATCACTTCAGCTACTTCTAAACCCAATCAGGTATCATTTAACGGTACAATGGTTATTCCTCCACAACGGATGGCGACGGTTTCGCTTACGATGGGTGGGGTTATTAAAAGTACTTCTTTGTTGCCCGGTGAACCTGTACGGCAAGGGAGTGTATTGGCTACTCTGGAAAATCCCGACTTTATAACTTTACAACAGACATATCTGGACAGTCATGCACAGACTGAATTTCTGGAAGCGGAATACCTTCGCCAGCAAGCTCTTTCTGCCGAACAAGCAGCCTCCCAAAAGAAACTTCAGCAAAGCAAGGCAGATTACCTTTCAATGAAAAGCCGTGTGGAGGCGGCAGCTGCACAGTTGAAATTACTGGAAGTGGAACCTGAAGTCTTGCTGAAGGAGGGTATTCAACCTTTTTTGCAGATTAAAGCTCCGATCAATGGCTATGTGGCAGATGTGAAAATGAATGTCGGTAAATATATGAATGTAGGAGATGCCCTTTGTGAAATAGTAGATAAAAGTCGGACTTTACTCAGATTGACAACCTATGAAAAGGATCTGGCAGATATGAAAGTGGGAAATCCGGTACAATTTCGTGTAAACGGAATGGGAAAAACAGTATTTAAGGCTACTTTGATATCTATCGGGCAGAAAGTGGATGAAGATACACGCTCTGTTGAAGTCTATGCCAGGGTAGATACTGTGGACAATCAATTCCGTCCTGGTATGTATGTCACAGCAAGGATTATGAAAGAGCAGGCTTCGGCTGAACAATAA